The uncultured Carboxylicivirga sp. genomic interval AGTACATTACAATAGTTGACATTTGCAACTATCTACTTTGTCATTTAGTTAATTTTAACAAATAAATAACAGGAATTGGTACACTTTATCACGTAATGGCATACAAACTACCAGATGTAAAAATAGATTATGCTGAAGGAAGAGATAGTGCAGTAATTTAATTTGGTATTACAGAGGCTTTTTAGCAAAATACCATTACATACCCCCAAGAGCAAAGATACAATCGTTACTCTTGGAGATATGTTGTTCTTTTAGAACTATAAAGCATTAACTGACTTAGATACCTTTTTAATAATATTAATAGTTGTAGTATCGGTATCATAAACACCATACCAACCTTGTAATTCATGAGGAGGATCGCCTATAAACGGATCGCCTACTTGCCAGTACTCTCCGGGACGTGGCGGACGGCCCGAACCAGTATAACTCCAAAAATTAACACCTCGAACCACATCTCCTTGGCTTATTGATTGATCTACCTTATTTAAAAGAAACTGATAGAATCTGTCACGACAATCTGTTGTTGCACTAACTTCAAACGAAGCTCCATCTCTTGCTATACCAAACTCTTCCAACACCAAAGGTTTATTTAATTCTTTTGCTGCCTCCACGTGAGCATTCCAGTATGCGTTTGTTTTATCAATAGCTTGCTGATAAACACTATCGGGTTGCCCAGGAGTATACCACCCCCAATTTTGAGCCCATATGTGCATAGTTATATAGTCAACCTCTTCAACCTTATTATCTTCCAACACATTAATTCCATCCCAAGGACCGGTTGCATTACCTTCACTCCCTATTGATACCAAGTGATTAACATCTAATTTTTTAATTAAACGCGCAGTTTTTTCTATCCATTGCTGATAAACAGCAACCTGATCATATCCACGTGGCTCGTTAGACAATTGCCAGGCCATGATAGTTGGATCCTCAGCATAGTTGATACCACTAACTGTATT includes:
- a CDS encoding beta-mannosidase, with the protein product MIKSSLLLAIVFMLAMVSCNKKEDSGDHFVKVNNKAFVLNGKPYQYVGANYWQGMNLGAPTTGDRQRLIKELDQLQAMGIKNLRVLAASEADSLGRYCIHPAIQIAPGIYDEEVLEGLDFFLNEMSKRDMKAVMVLGNFWTWSGGFPQYLKWAGAGKIPYPQEDEHSWTEFVDYSKQFYTNTKAQEMMNQYIEFIISRKNTVSGINYAEDPTIMAWQLSNEPRGYDQVAVYQQWIEKTARLIKKLDVNHLVSIGSEGNATGPWDGINVLEDNKVEEVDYITMHIWAQNWGWYTPGQPDSVYQQAIDKTNAYWNAHVEAAKELNKPLVLEEFGIARDGASFEVSATTDCRDRFYQFLLNKVDQSISQGDVVRGVNFWSYTGSGRPPRPGEYWQVGDPFIGDPPHELQGWYGVYDTDTTTINIIKKVSKSVNAL